The genome window TTGGCCACAGGGGGACAGTGATATGACAACAATGCAGGAAAACAAAACGGCTAAAAGCGGGTTCCGTTTCTCAAGCGTGATACAAAAATTGGGACCGCTGCTCGGCTTAATCATTCTTATTCTTATCGTATCGGTGTTGAATCCAAGTTTCTTGGAACCGCTTAATATCTTGAATTTATTGCGTCAAGTCTCGATTAATGCACTGATTGCCTTCGGTATGACGTTTGTTATCCTGACGGGTGGAATTGATCTGTCAGTTGGATCGATCTTGGCTTTATCCAGTGCTTTTGTAGCAAACATGATGTTGTCCGGTCTGGATCCAATCTTGTCCATCATTATCGGGGTAGCACTCGGTGGTGTCATGGGTATGGTGAATGGACTGATGATTACCAAAGGAAGAATGGCTCCGTTTATCGCTACATTGGCAACCATGACGATATTTAGAGGATTAACGTTGGTGTACACAAATGGTAATCCAATTACAGGACTAGGGGATAACCTGTTGTTCCAACTGTTCGGCCGTGGATACCTGCTGGGCATTCCGGTACCTGCAATCACGATGCTGATTACCTTTATGATTCTATGGATTATTTTGCATAAAACGGCTTTTGGCCGCAAAACGTACGCCATCGGCGGTAATGAGAAAGCTTCTATTATCTCGGGTATCAAAGTTAATCGCGTGAAAATTATGATCTACTCCTTGACAGGCATGCTCGCTGCTCTGGCAGGTGCAATCTTGACATCTCGGTTGAATTCAGCACAACCAACGGCCGGTACATCCTATGAGCTGGATGCAATCGCAGCGGTTGTATTGGGTGGTACAAGTCTTGCCGGAGGACGTGGACGAATCGTCGGTACCCTGATCGGTGTTCTGATTATCGGCGTACTGAATAATGGATTGAATTTGCTCGAAGTAAACTCATTTTACCAAATGGTTGTGAAAGGTATTGTCATTGCCATTGCCGTCCTGCTGGACCGCAAGAAAACAGCATAAGGAGAGAAGCGAATATGAAAAAGTGGACAATAACACTTGTAAGTGTGATGATGATTATCGTTCTGGCCGGATGCTCTTTGGAACCACCGGAATGGGCCAAACCTGACCCTTCCAAAAGTAACGGACAGAAAAAAATAGGTTTGTCGATCTCTACACTAAACAATCCATTCTTTGTATCACTAAAGGACGGGGTCATGGCTGAAGCCAAAAAACAGGGAGTACAGGTCATCGTGGTGGATGCACAGAACGATTCGGCCAAACAAACCAACGATGTGGATGATCTCATTCAGCAAGGAGTCAGTGCACTTCTGATTAACCCTGCTGACTCTGCAGCGATCTCCACAGCGGTTCAATCGGCCAATAGTGTGGGCATTCCCGTGATCACGCTGGATCGCTCCGCAGACAAAGGCGAAGTGGCAGCATTAGTAGCCTCGGATAACGTTAAGGGTGGACGCATGGCAGCGGAATACTTCGTGGAACAACTCGGTGAAGGAGCCAAAGTTATTGAACTTGAGGGTGTGCCTGGCGCTTCTGCAACAAGAGAACGGGGTAAAGGCTTCCATGAAGTGGCTGACAAGCAACTCGATGTGGTTTCCAAACAATCTGCGGATTTTGATCGGTCCAAAGGATTAAATGTCATGGAGAACTTGCTGCAAGGTAATCCGGACGTGCAAGCGGTATTTGCCCATAATGATGAGATGGCACTTGGTGCGATTGAAGCGATTCAAAGCTCGGGTAAAGACATTCCGGTCATCGGATTCGACGGCAATGATGATGCAATCAAATCCATTAAAGATGGAAAATTGACGGCAACCGTCGCTCAGCAGCCTGTACTAATTGGTCAACTGGCGCTGCAAGCTGCTCTGGATGTGCTCAGTGGCAAGCAGGTGGAGCCATCGATCCCGGCTGAATTAAAGCTGGTAACGAAGGAAAACGTGAACGAATAAATCATGACATGCAATGTTTCTCGTCTTGTGGAGAAGAGCATAGGGATATAACCAAGCCGCTAATTTAGCGGCTTTTTTTCATTTTATAAGTGTGGACATCACATCAAATGGACCTATTGGCGTTTAAAAGCCTACAAAAGGTGCCCCAATTGAATGGTAGTTTTTATTGTTTTGGATTGCTCCAAAAGAATGTTTTTGGATATGTATAACCAATCCATTGATTGATATACTAGCATGACGTTCTACACAATCTTCACAATACATAAGGAGGAAGCTTATCTTAATGATTCATTCCTGTGCGGAATAGAAAGAAGGCGAATGACATGAAACATCTAGTTGAAGAAAATCTCCAATCGGTAAGACGGCAAATCGCATTGGCCTGTCAGGCCTCAGGGCGTGACATATCGGACATTACCTTGTTGCTCGCCACCAAAACGGTACCGCTAGAGAAATTACAAATGGCTATTCAAGCAGGTGAGGTCCTTTTCGGAGAAAACAAAGCTCAAGAACTTCGGGACAAATTTCCACTTATGGAACAAAACAAACAGGTAGAATGGCATTTTATCGGACATCTGCAAACAAACAAAGTAAAGGACGTTGTTAAATATGTTACGCTCATTCATTCCGTAGATCGTCTGAAGCTGGGTCAGGCGTTACATAACCAGCTTCTCAAAGAGAATAAGACTCTAGACATTCTAGTTCAAATTAACACCTCCTACGAAGAAAGTAAATTTGGGGCCTCTCCAGAAACAGCCATTGAGCTTGTAGAACAATTAACTCAATTCGAAACGTTGAACGTGAAGGGCTTAATGACCATTGGAAAACTGAATGCAACGAATGAAGAAACACGGCATTGCTTTCGTTTGTTAAACCGTATTCGCAATCAAATTAAAGAGAAAAATATTCCGCGTGTAGAAATGGATATTTTATCGATGGGCATGTCCGGTGACTTCCAGGTCGCCATTGAAGAAGGAGCTACAATGATTCGTGTAGGAACAAGTGTATTTGGGCCACGGTATTTACCAGACGAATATTACTGGAATGAAAACACACGCATCGATGATTAAGTGAGAGGTCGTGTTAAATATGAAGACAGCATCTGCTTCATTACGTGGTCGCGATCTGATCTCACCGATGATCGCCGCCTTAATATCTGTGATTGTTAATTACGGGGGTACATTTATTCTTGTGTTTCAAGCTGCAAAAGTGGCTGGTTTAAGCCCGGAAATGACGGCTTCCTGGATTTGGTCCATCTCGATTGGGGTTGGAGTAACGGGGATCTGGCTCAGTTATCGATACAAGGAACCGATTATTACAGCCTGGTCTACACCGGGTGTGGCGTTTCTCGTTTCAGCATTAGCGGTGACCCCTTATCCAGAAGCTATCGGCGCTTACATGATTTCAGCAGTCGGATTTATTATTTTGGGTATGTCAGGCATGTTTGAACGTTTTGTTCGACTTATTCCCCCAGGCATCGCTTCCGGATTGTTAGCAGGTATTTTGCTACAGTTTGGAATATCGGCCTTTGGAGGGGCTAAGCTTGATCCTTTGCTTGTTACTGTGCTGTTTGCCGCCTACATCGTGCTAAGAAGGTTTACTTCCCGTTACGCCATAGTTGGCATATTGGCAGTTGGTTTGATTTATTTAATATGCATGGGAAAAACGGACTTCAGTACG of Paenibacillus sp. FSL R5-0517 contains these proteins:
- the rbsB gene encoding ribose ABC transporter substrate-binding protein RbsB codes for the protein MKKWTITLVSVMMIIVLAGCSLEPPEWAKPDPSKSNGQKKIGLSISTLNNPFFVSLKDGVMAEAKKQGVQVIVVDAQNDSAKQTNDVDDLIQQGVSALLINPADSAAISTAVQSANSVGIPVITLDRSADKGEVAALVASDNVKGGRMAAEYFVEQLGEGAKVIELEGVPGASATRERGKGFHEVADKQLDVVSKQSADFDRSKGLNVMENLLQGNPDVQAVFAHNDEMALGAIEAIQSSGKDIPVIGFDGNDDAIKSIKDGKLTATVAQQPVLIGQLALQAALDVLSGKQVEPSIPAELKLVTKENVNE
- the rbsC gene encoding ribose ABC transporter permease (functions to transport ribose at high affinity; forms a complex with RbsA2C2B), whose translation is MTTMQENKTAKSGFRFSSVIQKLGPLLGLIILILIVSVLNPSFLEPLNILNLLRQVSINALIAFGMTFVILTGGIDLSVGSILALSSAFVANMMLSGLDPILSIIIGVALGGVMGMVNGLMITKGRMAPFIATLATMTIFRGLTLVYTNGNPITGLGDNLLFQLFGRGYLLGIPVPAITMLITFMILWIILHKTAFGRKTYAIGGNEKASIISGIKVNRVKIMIYSLTGMLAALAGAILTSRLNSAQPTAGTSYELDAIAAVVLGGTSLAGGRGRIVGTLIGVLIIGVLNNGLNLLEVNSFYQMVVKGIVIAIAVLLDRKKTA
- a CDS encoding YggS family pyridoxal phosphate-dependent enzyme translates to MKHLVEENLQSVRRQIALACQASGRDISDITLLLATKTVPLEKLQMAIQAGEVLFGENKAQELRDKFPLMEQNKQVEWHFIGHLQTNKVKDVVKYVTLIHSVDRLKLGQALHNQLLKENKTLDILVQINTSYEESKFGASPETAIELVEQLTQFETLNVKGLMTIGKLNATNEETRHCFRLLNRIRNQIKEKNIPRVEMDILSMGMSGDFQVAIEEGATMIRVGTSVFGPRYLPDEYYWNENTRIDD